ACGGCGGTGGCGGGAGACCCGAAGGACCACAGCACCACGGAGCTGGCCCGCAGGCTCGGCCGCGAAGGCGCGAAGTAGCCCATGGTCCTGGACCCGGCGCTGCGGTCCATCCTGGGGTGTCCCCACTGCAAGGGCCGGCTCGAAGAGCACCAGGGCCCTCCGCCCGAAGTCCGCTGCGGCAACTGCCTGCGAGCCTGGCCCGTGGAGGAAGGCGTCCCCCAGATGGTGCCCGAGCAGGAGCGACCGCTCACCCCGTGAGCGAGGCCCGCTCCGCGACGAACGACCGGACCTCCGTGGCCACGCGCTGCTCCAACCCCACGCCGGAAGTCCCATCCACGATGGGCGTCAGGTCCACCATCCGGTGGGGAGACACCGCATGGCCCCAGCGCTCCATCTCGATGCGCAGGAAGAACGCGAGCGTGGGTGCGCCCACGGCGACCGACAGGTGCATGGGCCCGGTGTTGTTGCAGATGGTGAGGCCCGCGGTCCGCATGAGAGCACCCAGCTCATCGATGCTCGTCGCCGGAGCCAGCTCTGCCCCCGGAGCGCAGGAGATCACGGTGCGCGCCAGGGCCTCCTCTCCCGGCCCCCACGTCACGACAGGCGAATAGCCGAGCGAAATCAGCTCCCGGGCCGCCGCCGCGAACGCCTCCGCCGGAATGCGGCGCTCACCCAACCGCCCCCCTGGGTTGATGACCGCGCGCCGCGAACCCGTCCCGGAGAACGTCGCCAGATAGCCGCGGAACGCCTCGCCGAGCACCGGCTCCCGGAACGAAAGCCCCTGGGCGACAGCACCCTTCGTCAGGGGTGTCAGCAGGTGGGTGCGCTGAACGGCCTCGTGCCGCGTATCGGACCGGGCAGGCACGGACACCGACTGCAGCAGCGACACCGGCCAGATGCCGGGCCCAATGACGACCGCCTTGGGCCCCACCATCCGGGCGACGAGCGCGCTCGTCACGGACGGAGCACTCCAGTTGGCGCAGTCCACCACGATGTCATAGCCCGCGCGGCGAAGTGCACGGATGCCAGGCGCCAGAGGCCCCAGCCAGAGCAGGCGCCGGTCGAACGCCAGGACCGCGTCCGCGTCGGGGTGTCCCTGGAGGACACGAGCCACCTTGGCGTGCACCAGCACGTG
This DNA window, taken from Corallococcus coralloides DSM 2259, encodes the following:
- a CDS encoding Trm112 family protein; this encodes MVLDPALRSILGCPHCKGRLEEHQGPPPEVRCGNCLRAWPVEEGVPQMVPEQERPLTP
- a CDS encoding glycosyltransferase family 9 protein, with amino-acid sequence MAWHKRLETWAKLALALLASLLFWRPGRRRSPGTPLPHPRKVLLVRPDNRVGEALLTTPLMRTLKAHLHPPPEVHVLVHAKVARVLQGHPDADAVLAFDRRLLWLGPLAPGIRALRRAGYDIVVDCANWSAPSVTSALVARMVGPKAVVIGPGIWPVSLLQSVSVPARSDTRHEAVQRTHLLTPLTKGAVAQGLSFREPVLGEAFRGYLATFSGTGSRRAVINPGGRLGERRIPAEAFAAAARELISLGYSPVVTWGPGEEALARTVISCAPGAELAPATSIDELGALMRTAGLTICNNTGPMHLSVAVGAPTLAFFLRIEMERWGHAVSPHRMVDLTPIVDGTSGVGLEQRVATEVRSFVAERASLTG